A genome region from Arthrobacter sp. SLBN-100 includes the following:
- a CDS encoding DUF4190 domain-containing protein, producing the protein MTDHPAHRPESQHPDGSSAPSGFEPPRFAPPYGSEARSQPQYGQGGYGQGDNRQGSYGQDSSSQNPYGGQGSDSQGSYGQGGYGQGDNRQGSYGQDSSGQNPYGGQVQYGAYNQPPSPYNQPASPYGQPGYYGMPAEPKTLSIASMVCGIASVIMGWILLPQIAAIITGHLALKREPSGKGMSVTGLVLGYLCLLGYGAFWLLAIIGLAIASSSTSSSYTF; encoded by the coding sequence TTGACTGACCATCCCGCCCACCGGCCCGAATCCCAGCACCCTGACGGCAGCAGCGCGCCGTCGGGCTTTGAGCCGCCGCGCTTTGCCCCGCCCTATGGCTCGGAGGCCCGGTCCCAGCCCCAGTACGGCCAGGGTGGATACGGACAGGGTGATAACAGGCAGGGCAGCTACGGACAGGACAGCTCCAGCCAGAACCCGTATGGAGGTCAGGGCAGCGACAGTCAGGGCAGCTACGGTCAGGGCGGTTACGGGCAGGGTGATAACAGGCAGGGCAGCTACGGACAGGACAGCTCCGGCCAGAACCCGTACGGAGGTCAGGTCCAGTACGGTGCTTACAACCAGCCGCCGAGCCCTTACAACCAGCCGGCCAGTCCCTACGGTCAGCCCGGGTACTACGGCATGCCGGCCGAACCCAAGACGCTCAGCATCGCCAGCATGGTGTGCGGCATCGCATCGGTGATCATGGGCTGGATCCTCCTACCGCAGATCGCGGCGATAATCACCGGCCATCTGGCGCTCAAGCGCGAGCCGTCGGGCAAGGGCATGTCCGTCACCGGCCTGGTGCTGGGGTACCTGTGCCTGCTCGGCTACGGGGCCTTCTGGCTGCTGGCCATCATTGGCCTGGCCATCGCCAGTTCCTCGACCAGTTCCTCCTACACTTTCTGA
- a CDS encoding FadR/GntR family transcriptional regulator, translating to MEKTARLGLERVTRPRLYEQLVEQILAYIESAQLRPGDLLPAERDLAERLGVSRATLAQALVALEVLGVIDVQHGTGAVLARRPSVASVIKGLREHRSRLPEIVEARSTLEVKLAALAAARRTDEDLAAIDHALDVMSKEINDGDRGTHGDELFHQAITAAAHSGVLAQLMAFIAEMILETRMESLGQPGRPEQSLASHRKIADAIRAQDPEAAGEAMLAHIELVSDVELLR from the coding sequence GTGGAGAAGACAGCACGGCTTGGACTGGAGCGGGTGACCCGCCCCCGGTTGTACGAACAGCTGGTGGAGCAGATCCTCGCGTACATCGAGTCCGCCCAGTTGCGGCCGGGCGATCTCCTGCCCGCAGAGCGGGACCTGGCCGAGCGCCTCGGCGTTTCCCGTGCCACTCTTGCCCAGGCCCTGGTGGCCCTCGAGGTACTGGGTGTAATCGACGTCCAGCACGGAACCGGCGCGGTTTTGGCGAGGCGGCCAAGCGTTGCCTCGGTCATTAAGGGGCTGCGCGAACACCGCAGCCGGCTGCCGGAGATCGTGGAGGCGCGCAGCACCCTGGAGGTCAAACTGGCTGCACTCGCCGCTGCCCGCCGCACCGATGAGGACCTTGCGGCGATCGATCACGCGCTGGATGTGATGTCCAAGGAGATCAACGACGGCGACCGCGGCACCCATGGCGACGAACTCTTCCACCAGGCCATCACCGCCGCCGCCCACTCAGGTGTACTGGCCCAGCTCATGGCCTTCATCGCCGAGATGATCCTGGAGACAAGGATGGAATCCCTGGGCCAGCCCGGCCGGCCCGAGCAGTCCCTCGCCTCGCACCGGAAGATCGCGGACGCCATCCGGGCACAGGATCCGGAAGCGGCAGGAGAAGCGATGCTGGCCCATATCGAGCTCGTCTCGGACGTGGAACTGCTCCGCTGA
- a CDS encoding SLC13 family permease, translating to MSAPILSIIILAAMFLLATVLPLNMGALAFVGAFLLGTVVLGMSTNEILANFPGGLFLTIVGVTYLFAIAQNNGTIDLLVRGAVKLVGSRVALIPWVMFAITAVITSVGALSPAAVAIIAPIALTFAGKYKISPLLMGMMVIHGAQAGGFSPIAVYGVTVNGILAKTDLAFSPTALFLSSLVFNTLIALVLFVVLGGRGLLSSKVGHFVEQAAEARMAVSVGAKAGSDVSFKGFGSGMYGPRDPAGDGVGATKERSERIPQLVTIAGLIALAVIALGFKVDVGFVSITIALVLALVSPAAQKGAINKISWSTVLLICGMLTFVGVLEEAGTIEFVSNGVAGMGMPLLAALLICYIGAVVSAFASSTAILAALIPLAVPFLSTGEIGAVGVICALAVSATIVDVSPFSTNGALVLANAPEDVDKDRFYKKILGYSGIVIVAGPVLAWLALVVPGWL from the coding sequence ATGTCCGCTCCTATCCTGTCCATCATCATCCTGGCGGCAATGTTCTTGCTTGCCACCGTCCTGCCCCTGAACATGGGAGCCCTCGCCTTCGTTGGCGCGTTCCTCCTCGGCACCGTGGTGCTGGGCATGTCCACCAACGAGATCCTGGCCAACTTCCCCGGCGGCCTCTTCCTGACCATCGTCGGCGTCACATACCTGTTCGCCATCGCGCAGAACAACGGCACCATCGACCTCCTGGTCCGCGGCGCCGTCAAGCTCGTGGGCAGCCGGGTGGCCCTCATCCCGTGGGTCATGTTTGCCATCACCGCGGTGATCACGTCGGTGGGCGCGCTGTCTCCCGCCGCCGTCGCCATCATCGCCCCCATCGCGCTCACCTTCGCGGGCAAGTACAAGATCAGCCCGCTGCTGATGGGCATGATGGTGATCCACGGCGCCCAGGCCGGCGGCTTCTCGCCGATCGCCGTCTACGGCGTCACGGTCAACGGCATCCTCGCCAAGACCGACCTGGCCTTCAGTCCCACGGCGCTGTTCCTGTCCAGCCTCGTCTTCAACACCCTCATCGCCCTGGTGCTCTTTGTGGTCCTCGGCGGGCGGGGACTCCTGTCCTCCAAGGTGGGCCACTTCGTGGAGCAGGCCGCCGAAGCGCGCATGGCTGTCAGCGTGGGGGCCAAGGCCGGCTCCGACGTCTCCTTCAAGGGCTTCGGCTCCGGCATGTACGGCCCGCGGGATCCGGCAGGCGACGGCGTCGGCGCCACCAAGGAGCGTTCAGAGCGGATCCCGCAGCTGGTCACCATCGCCGGCCTGATCGCACTGGCCGTCATCGCCCTCGGCTTCAAGGTGGATGTCGGGTTTGTGTCCATCACCATCGCCCTGGTGCTGGCACTGGTCTCACCCGCTGCCCAGAAGGGCGCCATCAACAAGATCAGCTGGTCCACGGTGCTGCTGATCTGCGGCATGCTGACCTTCGTCGGCGTGCTGGAGGAGGCCGGAACCATCGAATTCGTCTCCAACGGCGTGGCCGGCATGGGCATGCCCCTCCTCGCGGCCCTCCTGATCTGCTACATCGGCGCCGTGGTCTCTGCCTTCGCCTCGTCCACCGCCATCCTTGCAGCACTCATCCCGCTCGCCGTGCCGTTCCTCTCCACCGGCGAGATCGGAGCCGTGGGTGTCATCTGCGCCCTCGCCGTTTCCGCCACCATCGTGGACGTTTCCCCCTTCTCCACCAACGGCGCACTGGTCCTGGCCAACGCTCCCGAGGACGTGGACAAGGACCGGTTCTACAAAAAGATCCTGGGCTACAGCGGCATTGTGATCGTTGCCGGGCCCGTCCTTGCCTGGCTGGCGCTCGTGGTGCCCGGCTGGCTGTAG
- a CDS encoding CaiB/BaiF CoA transferase family protein, producing MSRTDNAGGPLSGHLVVDLSRALAGPHAGMMLADLGARVIKVENPGTGDDTRGWGPPFVGPADDLQSTYFMSCNRNKESISLDLKSADGQEVLRGLLERADVVIENFRPGVMDRLGFSPAAMHELNPRLVILSITGFGHDGPESQRSGYDQILQGEAGLMSLTGSGPNDPQRVGVPIADLLAGMNGAFGVLAALVEREQTGRGQVVRTSLLASLIGVHAFQGTRTTVAGEVPQAQGNHHPSIAPYGLFACKDGSVQISVGSEKLWSSFAAAFGLDPAAPGFASNAERVRNRSAVIGAVERAFADYGAAELLQKLNDAGIPAGKVRSLDEVYAWEQVASQGLVVDVDHPVLGKVSLPGPPLRFFAPGDTAETTVTEHDAPPLLDEDGPAIREWLGLEAVAAGVSQHADR from the coding sequence ATGAGCAGAACTGATAACGCAGGGGGTCCCCTGTCCGGCCACCTTGTTGTTGACCTGAGCCGGGCTTTGGCCGGTCCGCACGCCGGAATGATGCTGGCGGACCTGGGCGCCCGGGTCATCAAAGTGGAAAACCCCGGAACCGGGGACGATACCCGCGGCTGGGGCCCGCCCTTCGTTGGCCCGGCCGACGACCTGCAGTCCACCTACTTCATGTCCTGCAACCGCAACAAGGAATCGATCAGCCTGGATCTGAAAAGCGCCGACGGCCAGGAGGTGCTGCGGGGCCTGCTGGAGCGCGCCGACGTGGTGATCGAGAACTTCCGGCCCGGAGTGATGGACCGTTTGGGGTTCTCTCCCGCGGCCATGCACGAGCTGAACCCGCGGCTGGTGATCCTGTCCATCACCGGCTTCGGCCATGACGGGCCTGAGTCGCAGCGGAGCGGTTACGACCAGATCCTCCAGGGTGAGGCCGGACTCATGTCCCTCACCGGCTCCGGGCCCAACGACCCCCAGCGGGTGGGTGTGCCCATCGCGGACCTGCTCGCGGGCATGAACGGTGCCTTTGGTGTACTGGCGGCGCTCGTTGAGCGGGAGCAGACCGGCCGCGGCCAGGTGGTGCGCACATCCCTGCTGGCATCCCTGATCGGGGTCCACGCCTTCCAGGGCACCCGCACCACGGTGGCGGGGGAAGTTCCCCAGGCCCAGGGAAACCACCATCCCTCCATCGCTCCCTACGGGCTGTTTGCCTGCAAGGACGGCAGCGTGCAGATCAGTGTCGGCAGCGAAAAACTGTGGTCCTCGTTTGCCGCTGCCTTTGGACTTGACCCGGCGGCGCCGGGCTTTGCCAGCAACGCCGAAAGGGTGCGGAACCGCAGCGCGGTGATTGGCGCCGTCGAACGCGCCTTCGCGGACTACGGAGCGGCGGAGCTGCTGCAGAAACTGAACGACGCCGGGATCCCGGCAGGGAAAGTGCGCTCGCTTGATGAGGTGTACGCGTGGGAGCAGGTGGCGTCCCAGGGCCTCGTGGTGGATGTGGACCATCCGGTGCTCGGCAAGGTCAGCCTGCCAGGCCCGCCGCTGAGGTTCTTTGCCCCCGGCGACACTGCCGAAACCACCGTCACCGAGCATGATGCGCCGCCGCTGCTGGACGAGGACGGGCCGGCCATCCGCGAATGGCTCGGTTTGGAAGCGGTTGCCGCGGGGGTCTCCCAGCATGCAGACCGTTGA
- a CDS encoding carboxyl transferase domain-containing protein, translated as MQTVEKVRHLSAAELLEAVVDAGSFVSWDKPAQEPALSEEYFRDLAKARERSGTDESVITGAGLIRGRRVAVIVSEFSFLAGSIGHAAAQRIVAAVERATAEGLPLLAGPASGGTRMQEGTLAFLSMVKITGAVRAHRQAGLPYLVYLRHPTTGGVMASWGSLGHINVAEPGSLLGFLGPRVYEALHGEAFPENVQVAENLFNKGLIDGVVEPAGLADLVGRALDILCARRGALPEAPVTLAVRPAPVDAWTSIGISRRPRRPDLRQLLKYGATDALPLNGTGQGEKDPGLLLALARFGGQSCIVLGHARPLRRDAAGMGPGSLREARRGMKLAEELRLPLLTVIDTAGAALSQEAEEGGLAGEIARSLHELIGLEAPSVSVLLGQGAGGGALALLPADRTIAAQHSWLSPLPPEGASAIVHRTTAYAPAMAQAQGVNVAALYANGLVDHIVDERDDASLEPQEFCRRMALAIEYELGSVAGIAVPELVAARSAKYRSLGAG; from the coding sequence ATGCAGACCGTTGAAAAGGTGCGGCATCTGAGTGCCGCCGAACTGCTGGAAGCTGTGGTGGACGCGGGCTCTTTTGTCTCGTGGGACAAGCCGGCGCAGGAGCCCGCGCTGTCCGAGGAGTATTTCCGCGACCTGGCCAAAGCGCGGGAACGCAGCGGGACCGACGAATCCGTCATCACGGGTGCAGGGCTCATCCGCGGACGCAGGGTGGCGGTGATCGTCAGCGAATTTTCCTTCCTGGCGGGGTCCATTGGGCACGCTGCGGCGCAGCGGATCGTGGCCGCGGTGGAACGGGCCACCGCTGAGGGGCTGCCGCTGCTGGCCGGGCCCGCGTCCGGTGGTACCCGGATGCAGGAGGGGACGCTGGCTTTCCTTTCCATGGTGAAGATCACCGGGGCGGTGCGGGCCCACCGCCAGGCCGGCCTTCCCTACCTGGTCTACCTGCGCCATCCAACCACTGGCGGCGTGATGGCCTCCTGGGGATCCCTGGGCCACATCAACGTGGCCGAACCGGGTTCGCTCCTGGGCTTCCTGGGCCCGCGGGTGTACGAGGCACTGCACGGCGAAGCGTTTCCCGAGAACGTGCAGGTGGCGGAAAACCTGTTCAACAAAGGCCTGATCGACGGCGTAGTGGAGCCCGCGGGCCTTGCCGACCTGGTGGGCAGGGCCCTGGACATCCTCTGCGCCCGGCGTGGCGCGCTGCCGGAGGCACCCGTCACGCTCGCTGTCCGGCCGGCTCCGGTTGATGCATGGACCTCCATCGGCATCTCCCGGCGTCCCCGCCGGCCGGACCTGCGGCAGCTCCTCAAGTACGGTGCCACCGATGCCCTGCCGCTGAACGGAACCGGGCAGGGGGAAAAGGATCCCGGGCTCCTGTTGGCCCTGGCCCGTTTCGGCGGACAGTCCTGCATCGTCCTGGGGCATGCCCGCCCGCTGCGCAGGGACGCGGCCGGGATGGGCCCCGGCTCGCTGCGGGAGGCGCGGCGGGGCATGAAGCTGGCCGAGGAGCTGCGGCTGCCGCTGCTCACCGTCATCGACACCGCGGGCGCGGCCCTCTCGCAGGAAGCGGAAGAGGGCGGGCTGGCGGGGGAAATTGCGCGCTCGCTGCACGAACTTATCGGGTTGGAAGCGCCGTCCGTCTCAGTGCTGCTGGGCCAGGGAGCCGGGGGAGGGGCCCTGGCCTTGCTGCCGGCCGACAGGACCATCGCGGCGCAGCACAGCTGGCTCTCGCCACTGCCGCCGGAGGGCGCCAGCGCGATCGTCCACCGCACCACCGCATATGCTCCGGCCATGGCACAGGCGCAGGGGGTGAACGTCGCCGCGCTCTACGCCAACGGCCTGGTGGACCATATCGTGGATGAGCGCGACGACGCCTCGCTGGAACCCCAGGAGTTCTGCCGGCGGATGGCGCTTGCTATTGAGTACGAGCTGGGGTCCGTGGCCGGCATTGCCGTGCCGGAACTTGTGGCGGCCAGGTCTGCGAAGTACCGGAGCCTGGGCGCCGGCTGA
- a CDS encoding LapA family protein, with amino-acid sequence MSTGNYPPAGQSEPTGNYAGTNPPAAGTPARADATTTPGTTAGTSVPDSTPSTAVRPGADQPRVTRAGVVWAAVVAALVLLILLIIFILQNQEQVAVRYFALEGFVPLGMALFIASVAGGVLVAVAGGARILQLRRNAHRSRSAQRR; translated from the coding sequence ATGAGTACCGGAAACTACCCGCCGGCCGGGCAGTCGGAGCCCACTGGAAATTACGCCGGGACCAATCCGCCTGCGGCCGGGACACCCGCGCGCGCAGATGCAACAACCACCCCTGGCACCACCGCGGGGACTTCGGTACCGGATTCAACGCCGTCAACGGCCGTCCGGCCCGGCGCCGACCAGCCGCGGGTGACCCGCGCCGGAGTGGTGTGGGCCGCCGTCGTGGCCGCCCTGGTGCTCCTGATCCTGCTGATCATCTTCATCCTGCAAAACCAGGAGCAGGTGGCTGTCCGGTATTTCGCGCTTGAAGGCTTTGTCCCGCTGGGGATGGCCTTGTTTATCGCGAGCGTTGCCGGTGGCGTCCTGGTTGCCGTGGCCGGTGGCGCCCGGATCCTGCAGCTCCGCAGGAACGCCCACCGCTCCCGCTCCGCCCAGCGAAGGTAG
- a CDS encoding amidase has translation MAELHDLSAVALRDSLRKGEVSSTEAAAHFLARIEKQNPLLGAFVTVTAGQALKSARAADSLHARTPQDELPLLHGMPLAFKDLTDVAGVVTTHGSAALDHKPAVSDGPLVALLKEAGVISLGKTQVPEFGLTAYSENRVAPPSRNPHALSRSSGGSSGGSAAAVAAGFLPFAPGTDGGGSIRIPAAACGLVGLKPGRGLVPAGESLGDPARLVVAGPLARSAADAALMMDALVPAGSPESSYAELVEQEPPRLRIGVTLDSPWSGAFPFTPDQEALDALRAGEKLLEGAGHSLSEAAVRYDNRYPDAFTTAWTAAVGAARISPHREALLAPLTRTFRRRAQQRSPAKLNEALAFLRQFERDTVTQYSQWDLLLMPALAQTPRPVGWFTATAHGDDRWPAAQWAGDADGDYRKQCEFAPWSSMVNVCGLPAITIPVHWTGGAPGQGLPMAIQLVGPMGSEALLLQVARQVGF, from the coding sequence TTGGCTGAACTCCACGACCTGTCCGCTGTCGCGCTTCGGGACAGCCTCCGCAAAGGGGAGGTCTCCTCCACCGAAGCCGCCGCCCACTTCCTGGCCAGGATCGAAAAGCAGAACCCCCTGCTGGGCGCATTTGTCACGGTCACGGCCGGGCAGGCACTGAAAAGCGCCCGCGCCGCCGACTCTCTCCATGCCCGCACCCCTCAGGATGAGCTCCCGCTTCTGCACGGCATGCCCCTGGCTTTCAAGGACCTCACCGACGTGGCCGGTGTGGTGACCACCCACGGCAGCGCCGCCCTGGACCACAAACCGGCGGTCAGCGACGGCCCCCTGGTAGCGCTCCTCAAGGAAGCGGGCGTGATCTCCCTGGGCAAGACCCAGGTGCCCGAGTTCGGGCTGACGGCCTACAGCGAAAACCGCGTGGCACCGCCGTCGCGCAATCCCCACGCCCTGAGCAGGAGCTCAGGGGGCTCCTCAGGCGGAAGCGCCGCGGCGGTGGCCGCAGGATTTCTTCCCTTCGCGCCCGGAACTGACGGGGGCGGCTCTATCCGGATCCCTGCGGCGGCGTGCGGCCTGGTGGGCCTGAAGCCGGGCCGGGGCCTGGTGCCGGCCGGGGAAAGCCTGGGCGACCCCGCCCGGCTGGTGGTGGCCGGTCCCTTGGCCCGGAGCGCCGCCGACGCCGCGCTGATGATGGATGCACTCGTCCCTGCCGGGTCTCCGGAAAGCAGCTACGCCGAGTTGGTGGAACAGGAGCCGCCCCGGCTGCGGATCGGCGTCACGCTGGACAGCCCCTGGTCCGGCGCTTTCCCGTTCACGCCGGACCAGGAGGCCCTGGACGCACTTCGGGCGGGCGAAAAACTCCTGGAAGGTGCCGGCCATTCCCTCAGTGAAGCCGCCGTCCGCTACGACAACCGGTACCCGGATGCGTTCACCACGGCATGGACGGCGGCAGTGGGCGCGGCGCGGATCAGCCCCCACCGCGAAGCACTGCTGGCACCGCTGACCCGGACCTTCCGCCGCCGCGCCCAACAGCGCAGCCCTGCCAAGCTGAACGAGGCATTGGCGTTCCTGCGGCAGTTTGAGCGGGACACGGTGACGCAGTATTCACAGTGGGACCTGCTCCTGATGCCGGCGCTCGCGCAGACGCCGCGTCCGGTGGGCTGGTTCACCGCGACGGCCCATGGTGATGACCGCTGGCCGGCAGCGCAATGGGCAGGGGATGCCGACGGCGACTACCGGAAGCAGTGCGAATTCGCGCCGTGGTCCTCCATGGTCAACGTGTGCGGCCTCCCGGCCATCACCATCCCCGTCCACTGGACCGGCGGCGCCCCCGGCCAAGGGCTGCCGATGGCGATCCAACTGGTAGGGCCCATGGGGTCCGAGGCGCTCCTGCTGCAGGTGGCCCGGCAGGTGGGCTTCTAA
- a CDS encoding rhodanese-like domain-containing protein, with amino-acid sequence MSDFDTVRVTDIPEDAAILDVREDYEWVAGHADGALHIPLDQLPARLDELDADQDLYVICRTGGRSFRAAQWLTGQGYTAINVSGGMDQWLEAGKPLVSDNGLKPLVL; translated from the coding sequence ATGAGCGATTTCGATACGGTCCGCGTCACTGACATCCCCGAAGACGCCGCGATCCTGGATGTCCGGGAGGACTATGAATGGGTGGCCGGCCATGCTGATGGCGCCCTCCACATCCCGCTGGACCAGTTGCCCGCCCGGCTGGATGAACTCGATGCTGACCAGGACCTCTACGTCATCTGCCGGACCGGCGGCCGGTCCTTCCGGGCTGCCCAGTGGCTGACCGGTCAGGGCTACACCGCGATTAACGTCTCGGGCGGTATGGACCAGTGGCTGGAAGCCGGAAAGCCCTTGGTCTCCGACAACGGCCTGAAGCCGCTGGTGCTGTAG
- the pheA gene encoding prephenate dehydratase encodes MPASPLTYAFLGPEGTFTEAALLQVPGAVHASRVPASNVNAALDKVRDGSANAAMVPIENSVEGGVTATLDAIATGQELRILREVLVPISFVLVARPGVKLQDVHRVSTHGHAWAQCRLWMDANLPDAEYVPGSSTAAAAMGLLAEDCHYDAAICAPLVAEEQPGLSALAGNIGDNPDAVTRFILVSRPGTLPERTGADKTTVVVPLPEDRPGALMDILDQFASRGVNLSRIESRPTGQYLGHYFFSIDADGHLGDARVADALAGLHRISPATRFLGSYPRADHQETVVEPHTSDGAFQAAQAWVAGLQSGPAHRANGSASSPRA; translated from the coding sequence ATGCCCGCGTCCCCCCTCACTTATGCCTTCCTCGGGCCCGAAGGCACCTTCACCGAGGCGGCGCTGCTGCAGGTGCCGGGGGCTGTGCACGCCAGCCGTGTCCCGGCGTCGAACGTTAATGCCGCCCTGGACAAAGTGCGCGACGGTTCCGCCAACGCCGCCATGGTGCCCATCGAAAACTCTGTTGAGGGCGGCGTCACCGCCACCCTTGACGCCATCGCCACCGGGCAGGAACTGCGAATCCTCCGTGAAGTCCTGGTGCCCATCAGCTTTGTTCTGGTGGCCCGGCCCGGCGTGAAGCTGCAGGACGTTCACCGGGTCTCCACCCATGGGCATGCCTGGGCGCAATGCCGGCTTTGGATGGACGCCAACCTTCCGGACGCGGAATACGTTCCCGGTTCATCCACCGCTGCCGCTGCCATGGGGTTGCTGGCGGAGGACTGCCACTACGACGCCGCGATCTGCGCTCCGCTGGTGGCCGAGGAACAGCCCGGACTCTCCGCGCTCGCCGGGAACATCGGCGACAATCCGGATGCGGTAACGCGCTTCATTCTGGTCAGCCGCCCCGGCACCCTGCCCGAACGCACCGGCGCGGACAAGACGACGGTTGTTGTTCCGCTGCCCGAAGACCGGCCCGGCGCCCTGATGGACATCCTGGACCAGTTCGCCAGCCGTGGCGTGAACCTCAGCAGGATCGAGTCCCGGCCCACAGGGCAGTACCTGGGCCATTACTTCTTCAGCATCGACGCCGACGGCCATCTCGGTGACGCGCGGGTGGCCGATGCCCTGGCGGGGCTGCACCGCATCAGCCCGGCCACCCGCTTCCTGGGGTCGTACCCGCGGGCGGACCACCAGGAGACGGTGGTGGAGCCGCACACTTCGGACGGGGCCTTCCAGGCAGCGCAGGCCTGGGTGGCGGGGTTGCAGTCCGGACCTGCCCACAGGGCAAATGGTTCCGCCTCTTCGCCCAGAGCGTAG